One region of Elusimicrobiota bacterium genomic DNA includes:
- a CDS encoding aspartate kinase — protein sequence MKIKIMKFGGTSLSDPEKIRLAAGRAAAEKKRGFSVVLVLSAPGQVTDELLELARRLNPDPHARELDALLSTGESLSVTLAAMALEAAGHRAVSLSGAQAGILTNSAFSNASVLALNPKRIIAELKKGKIAVVAGFQGVNRSGDITTLGRGGSDLTAVALAAALKAEICELYSDVKGIYTANPAIVSSARKLPRVSYEEVMALAEAGTEVRQLRAVACAKKHKITLVLRSSFDSEPGTLVGDFKHAGKKPEVRCFCMRKTGKHSEITLIGSMLNSAEIKSAVRRSALANGCQLEKDAYFPAKATLLTDQHSGENMLKVLHKVFIGRRAK from the coding sequence ATGAAAATCAAAATAATGAAATTCGGGGGAACCTCCCTTTCCGACCCCGAAAAGATACGGCTGGCGGCGGGCCGCGCCGCGGCGGAGAAGAAAAGAGGCTTTTCCGTGGTGCTGGTCCTCTCCGCCCCCGGCCAGGTGACCGACGAACTTCTTGAACTCGCGCGAAGATTAAATCCCGATCCACATGCCAGAGAGCTGGACGCACTGCTTTCCACCGGCGAGAGCTTAAGCGTAACCCTGGCGGCCATGGCGCTTGAAGCGGCGGGGCACCGGGCCGTTTCGCTTTCCGGCGCGCAGGCCGGCATTTTAACCAACTCCGCATTTTCAAACGCAAGCGTGCTGGCGTTGAACCCGAAAAGGATCATTGCCGAATTAAAAAAAGGAAAAATAGCGGTTGTGGCCGGTTTCCAGGGCGTTAACCGTTCCGGCGACATTACCACCCTCGGCCGCGGCGGCTCCGACCTGACCGCCGTGGCGCTGGCTGCCGCCCTCAAAGCGGAAATTTGCGAGCTTTACAGCGACGTAAAGGGGATTTACACGGCAAATCCGGCCATTGTTTCCTCCGCCCGCAAGCTTCCCCGCGTTTCTTACGAGGAAGTAATGGCTTTGGCCGAAGCGGGAACTGAAGTGCGCCAGCTGCGCGCCGTGGCCTGTGCAAAAAAACATAAAATAACCCTCGTGCTTCGTTCCTCCTTTGACAGCGAACCCGGAACTTTGGTGGGGGATTTTAAGCACGCCGGCAAAAAGCCGGAAGTACGATGTTTCTGCATGCGCAAAACCGGAAAACACTCCGAAATAACCCTTATCGGCTCAATGCTTAACAGCGCCGAAATAAAGAGCGCCGTGCGGCGCTCCGCTCTCGCGAACGGCTGCCAGTTGGAGAAAGATGCCTATTTCCCCGCTAAAGCGACACTACTTACGGACCAGCACAGCGGGGAAAATATGTTGAAAGTCCTGCATAAGGTCTTTATAGGGCGCCGGGCCAAATGA
- a CDS encoding GspE/PulE family protein gives MAFWGNDKQEGGNAQGQQTQHSQHPALGSTLEDAYNELVKVKGRTPGIDLAIRLSDLILDYAVKERSSDVHIESQGANLRVRFRVDGILQDMLNSPKNSDIPLTQRIRVLAGFDPEPPTSFRNEEGRFQKMIGGRAIQVRVSSFPTVNGEKLVLRVLDRQQLGLDIEQLGLDQESLTIIKKVIRNPYGIFFITGSTGSGKTTSLYAILKNINTPMINVITLEDPVEYRLEGLNQAQISAKTGFTWAEGLRTILRQDPDVIMVGEIRDYESAEISLRSALTGHLLFTTIHTINAPSIIERLFEMGIPPFLIASSMLGAMSQRLVRKVCPHCSQQAAPPSEAVVNEFIKNMDPAEGKIVKELILKPGATYKVEKGCPECRNTGYLGRTGIFELMIMNEEIRKQVLDHAPTDLIKRTGVQTGKMRTLLMDGIIKARTGVTTLSEVIRVTATMV, from the coding sequence ATGGCATTTTGGGGAAACGACAAACAGGAAGGCGGGAACGCTCAGGGACAACAAACGCAGCACTCGCAGCATCCGGCGCTGGGCAGCACCCTCGAGGACGCTTATAACGAGCTTGTAAAGGTCAAAGGACGCACACCCGGCATAGATCTGGCCATCCGTTTGAGCGACCTTATACTTGACTACGCCGTTAAGGAGCGCTCAAGCGATGTGCACATAGAATCCCAGGGCGCGAATCTGCGCGTGCGCTTCCGCGTTGACGGAATTTTGCAGGATATGCTTAATTCTCCGAAGAATTCCGACATCCCTCTTACCCAGCGAATAAGGGTGCTGGCCGGGTTTGACCCCGAACCGCCCACCTCTTTCCGCAACGAGGAAGGCCGTTTTCAGAAGATGATAGGCGGCCGCGCCATACAAGTGCGCGTTTCCTCTTTCCCCACGGTCAACGGCGAAAAACTGGTGCTAAGGGTGCTGGACCGCCAGCAGTTGGGCCTTGACATTGAACAACTGGGGCTTGACCAGGAATCCCTGACTATAATCAAGAAAGTTATCCGCAACCCATACGGAATTTTCTTCATTACCGGTTCCACCGGCTCAGGCAAAACCACTTCGCTCTACGCCATTTTAAAGAACATCAACACCCCGATGATAAATGTGATCACGCTTGAGGACCCCGTGGAATACCGCCTTGAGGGCCTTAACCAGGCGCAAATAAGCGCAAAAACCGGTTTTACCTGGGCTGAGGGGCTGCGCACCATATTGCGGCAGGACCCGGATGTGATAATGGTCGGGGAAATACGGGATTATGAATCCGCTGAAATCAGCCTCCGTTCGGCCCTTACGGGACACCTCCTGTTTACCACCATACACACCATAAACGCGCCCAGCATCATAGAGCGGCTTTTTGAGATGGGCATACCGCCGTTCTTAATCGCTTCGTCAATGCTTGGCGCCATGAGCCAGCGCCTGGTACGCAAGGTCTGCCCGCATTGTTCGCAGCAAGCCGCCCCGCCCTCCGAAGCGGTGGTAAACGAATTCATAAAAAACATGGATCCGGCCGAGGGGAAAATAGTTAAAGAGCTTATACTCAAGCCCGGCGCCACCTACAAGGTGGAAAAGGGCTGCCCCGAATGCCGCAATACAGGCTATCTGGGCCGCACCGGCATTTTTGAACTGATGATAATGAACGAGGAGATCCGCAAGCAGGTTTTAGACCACGCCCCCACCGACCTGATAAAACGCACCGGCGTGCAAACCGGCAAAATGAGAACTCTTTTAATGGATGGCATAATCAAGGCCCGCACCGGGGTTACCACGCTGTCTGAGGTTATCAGGGTTACAGCGACGATGGTGTGA
- the greA gene encoding transcription elongation factor GreA, whose amino-acid sequence MMSETYITRDGFVKLKEELANFHRQKMELAKEIGEAREQGDLRENAGYAAAKERQGMVLKRIGEIEVKLNSAKIVEDLTVNREYIRIGARVTVLDAASGRKINYTLAGTDEADPAEGKISVSSPLAQGLLGSKAGDKVKITLPGGEKDFEILLVEY is encoded by the coding sequence ATGATGTCTGAAACATATATTACCAGGGACGGTTTTGTAAAACTTAAAGAGGAACTGGCAAATTTCCACCGCCAGAAGATGGAGCTTGCAAAAGAGATAGGCGAGGCCCGCGAACAGGGCGATCTGCGCGAGAACGCGGGTTACGCCGCCGCCAAGGAACGCCAGGGGATGGTTCTTAAAAGAATAGGCGAAATCGAGGTAAAGCTGAATTCCGCTAAAATAGTTGAAGATTTGACAGTGAACCGCGAATATATACGCATCGGAGCCAGGGTTACGGTACTTGACGCGGCCTCAGGCAGAAAAATCAACTATACGCTTGCCGGAACCGATGAGGCGGACCCCGCGGAAGGAAAAATTTCAGTAAGCTCGCCCTTGGCGCAGGGGCTGCTGGGCTCCAAAGCCGGCGATAAGGTTAAAATCACACTGCCGGGCGGGGAAAAGGATTTTGAAATTCTTTTGGTTGAATACTGA
- a CDS encoding NADP-dependent malic enzyme, with the protein MSDTTQKLSKEELLKKANKPALDAMKLHPFYKGKIEISPKCCVRNMDDFAIWYTPGVAAVCKDIEKNPETVYEHTNKGNMVAVVSDGTRVLGLGDIGPEAGLPVMEGKSLLFKYLGGVDSFPICLATKDPDEIIKTVQYLAPSFGGINLEDLSQPKCFYILDELRKTMKIPVWHDDQQGTATVCLAGLINALKIVGKKIEDVKIVLVGAGAANIRIGTLYMAYGAKPENLIYVDSKGTLHKGRADLKDQKEKWHMCEITNGRQIKGGAQDALAGADVLSAASTPGPDTIKKEWVAGMSKDSIVFATANPIPEIWPWDAKEAGARVVATGRSDFENQVNNSLGFPGIFRGVLDVRAKTITNEMCIAAAEALAGYAARKGLRADYIMPRMDEPEVFVEEAVAVGLMAIKQGVAQKILSEAELRKTAEFAIRRAIKDTELRQKEGIVKMP; encoded by the coding sequence ATGTCCGACACAACCCAAAAGCTGTCAAAAGAAGAACTTCTTAAAAAAGCCAACAAGCCGGCGCTGGACGCCATGAAACTTCATCCTTTTTATAAGGGTAAGATAGAAATTTCCCCCAAATGCTGCGTCAGGAATATGGACGACTTCGCTATATGGTATACGCCGGGAGTCGCGGCCGTCTGCAAGGACATAGAGAAAAACCCCGAAACAGTTTATGAACATACCAATAAGGGAAACATGGTAGCCGTGGTTTCCGACGGTACCCGCGTGCTGGGTCTTGGCGACATAGGCCCCGAGGCCGGCCTGCCGGTTATGGAAGGCAAGAGCCTTCTTTTCAAATATCTGGGCGGAGTGGACTCGTTTCCCATCTGCCTTGCTACAAAAGACCCCGACGAGATCATAAAGACCGTCCAGTACCTGGCGCCCAGCTTTGGCGGTATCAACCTTGAGGACCTCTCCCAGCCTAAGTGCTTCTACATTCTGGACGAGCTCCGCAAGACCATGAAGATCCCGGTATGGCATGATGACCAGCAGGGCACGGCCACCGTGTGCCTGGCGGGGCTAATAAACGCCCTTAAAATAGTGGGCAAAAAAATAGAGGATGTAAAGATAGTGCTGGTAGGCGCGGGCGCGGCCAATATACGCATAGGCACCCTTTATATGGCTTATGGCGCTAAGCCGGAAAACCTGATCTATGTTGACTCCAAAGGCACTCTCCACAAGGGCCGCGCCGATCTTAAAGACCAGAAAGAAAAGTGGCACATGTGTGAAATTACCAACGGCAGGCAGATAAAAGGCGGCGCGCAGGACGCTTTGGCGGGCGCGGATGTGCTGAGCGCGGCTTCCACCCCGGGGCCGGATACTATCAAGAAAGAATGGGTCGCCGGAATGAGTAAGGATTCCATCGTTTTCGCGACGGCGAACCCGATTCCGGAAATCTGGCCGTGGGATGCGAAAGAGGCGGGTGCGCGCGTGGTTGCCACCGGCCGCTCGGACTTCGAGAACCAGGTTAACAACTCGCTGGGTTTCCCCGGCATTTTCCGGGGAGTGCTGGATGTGCGCGCAAAAACCATTACCAATGAAATGTGCATAGCCGCGGCTGAGGCGCTGGCCGGTTACGCCGCCAGGAAGGGCCTTAGGGCGGATTATATTATGCCGCGCATGGATGAGCCTGAGGTTTTTGTTGAGGAAGCTGTTGCCGTGGGGCTGATGGCCATCAAGCAGGGTGTGGCCCAAAAAATCCTCTCCGAGGCTGAGTTGCGCAAAACCGCCGAATTCGCCATAAGGCGCGCCATAAAGGACACTGAGCTAAGGCAGAAAGAAGGCATAGTGAAAATGCCATAA
- a CDS encoding response regulator, producing MSLLNIFKSKEPLVMMVDDDLMLMEMYEAFLEALNCKALKVFDSREALSSAKKYKPQLILLDIMMPGITGLQILQSLKIEPSTREIPVMMITGEQRVDDLETAFKFGAVDYMIKPADQVQFDQKIKKLLAPAGYSFPGVN from the coding sequence ATGTCATTGCTTAATATTTTCAAATCTAAAGAACCGCTGGTTATGATGGTGGATGATGATTTAATGCTGATGGAAATGTATGAAGCGTTTTTGGAAGCTTTGAACTGCAAGGCGCTTAAAGTATTTGACAGCAGAGAGGCGCTGTCATCGGCAAAAAAATATAAGCCGCAGCTTATTCTGCTGGACATCATGATGCCGGGGATCACCGGCCTGCAGATCCTTCAAAGCCTGAAGATAGAACCGTCCACAAGGGAGATTCCGGTGATGATGATAACAGGCGAACAGAGGGTTGACGACCTTGAAACCGCTTTCAAATTCGGCGCGGTGGATTATATGATCAAACCGGCTGACCAAGTGCAATTTGACCAAAAGATCAAAAAACTGCTCGCTCCGGCCGGATATTCTTTTCCCGGAGTCAACTAA
- a CDS encoding FlgO family outer membrane protein, which produces MKINNCLAFLACFVFLAGCGKNIKDGKITNIFAPDPYERLAEKISDGHKYLSNKKVAVLPFSYTDKRVSTDGVVISERLLTRILNRRELEVIERGLLEKVLSELKLQHSGAIDENSIKGLGKILGVEAVVTGTLTKYRNGLIEINARLIKTESAAVLSAAAETVMPDWETAVVPAVTPAAGPVSSVTSITRKVSPTPVKRTNCPGGMVYYWNFDDVSGTVANDVFGGNSAWLNGPVPTMSGKVNSALTFEGNNYLKVSDWPGIKISKEVTIEAWVNYKTINFFDSGARIFCRSGSYCFIIGGPENHDSNLAIYMWGLSNPGWYRGNTRLLPNTWYHVAVTYDGSRITSYINGEIDSSFGAAGLLERGTNNAFIGWDPEAAAGYHAPLNGVIDEVAVYNRALNRSEIADHYNKGLLGKGYCAL; this is translated from the coding sequence GTGAAGATTAACAACTGTCTCGCTTTTCTTGCTTGTTTTGTTTTTCTGGCTGGCTGTGGTAAAAACATTAAAGACGGGAAAATAACAAATATTTTCGCTCCCGATCCTTATGAGCGGCTGGCGGAAAAGATCTCCGACGGGCATAAATACCTTTCAAATAAAAAGGTGGCCGTTTTGCCGTTCTCCTATACCGACAAGCGTGTTTCTACCGACGGGGTGGTCATATCGGAAAGACTGTTAACCCGCATCCTTAATAGAAGAGAATTAGAAGTAATAGAACGCGGCCTGCTTGAAAAAGTGCTCTCCGAACTGAAACTTCAGCATTCCGGCGCCATAGATGAAAATTCCATAAAAGGCCTAGGCAAGATACTTGGCGTGGAAGCGGTGGTGACCGGCACTCTTACCAAATACAGGAATGGGCTGATAGAGATAAACGCGCGCCTGATAAAGACGGAAAGCGCGGCGGTGCTTTCGGCGGCGGCAGAAACCGTTATGCCGGATTGGGAGACGGCCGTCGTCCCAGCAGTTACGCCCGCGGCAGGGCCTGTTTCTTCCGTGACTTCAATAACCAGAAAGGTTTCCCCTACTCCGGTTAAACGGACGAACTGCCCTGGCGGGATGGTGTATTACTGGAATTTTGACGATGTTTCAGGTACTGTGGCAAATGATGTATTCGGGGGCAATAGCGCCTGGCTCAATGGCCCAGTACCTACGATGTCGGGAAAAGTAAATTCCGCGCTGACGTTCGAAGGCAATAACTACTTGAAAGTAAGTGACTGGCCGGGTATTAAGATATCTAAAGAGGTCACGATAGAAGCCTGGGTAAACTATAAGACCATAAATTTTTTCGATTCCGGAGCTAGAATATTCTGCAGATCGGGTTCTTACTGTTTCATTATCGGAGGGCCGGAAAATCACGATAGCAATCTGGCCATTTATATGTGGGGTTTGTCAAACCCGGGCTGGTATAGGGGAAATACCCGTCTGCTTCCTAATACATGGTACCATGTCGCGGTCACGTATGACGGTTCCAGGATAACTTCTTACATTAACGGGGAGATAGACAGCTCGTTCGGAGCCGCCGGTTTGCTGGAGCGTGGGACCAACAATGCGTTTATAGGGTGGGATCCGGAGGCTGCGGCGGGATACCATGCCCCCTTAAACGGGGTAATAGACGAGGTTGCGGTCTATAACAGGGCGCTGAACCGGAGCGAGATAGCCGACCATTATAACAAAGGGCTGCTGGGAAAAGGATATTGCGCTCTTTGA
- a CDS encoding electron transfer flavoprotein subunit alpha, with translation MPSHITILLDKCTGCTLCVKACPFGAIHMANKKAVIDMAKCTLCGACVEICKFNAIELHKEAEQKKDLSGYKDVWVFCEQKKGVIQSISFELLGEGSKLAKKLGVKLCAVILGSGIESAIEKLSERGADKIYIIDHPALKSYQDDPYTEILVKLAQEYKPEVILCGATTIGRSLVSRVAVKIGAGLTADCTGLDIDEGERLLLQTRPAFGGNIMATIITPNHRPQMATVRHKVMKEAEIDKSHKAEVIRKSYPEEVMKSRTRLLGVIEELEDTMNLAEADIVVSGGRGLGGPENFAMIRELAKVLSAAVGASRAAVDSDWIPYSHQVGQTGKTVCPKLYIACGISGQIQHLIGMQSSKVIVAINKDPDAPIFKVATYGIVGDIFDIVPALTKEFKRILKK, from the coding sequence ATGCCAAGCCACATAACAATATTGCTGGATAAATGCACCGGCTGCACGCTCTGCGTAAAGGCCTGCCCTTTTGGCGCCATACATATGGCCAATAAGAAAGCCGTTATTGACATGGCCAAATGCACCCTCTGCGGCGCATGCGTGGAGATATGTAAATTCAACGCCATAGAACTGCATAAGGAAGCGGAGCAGAAGAAGGATCTTTCCGGATATAAGGACGTCTGGGTTTTCTGCGAACAGAAAAAAGGCGTCATACAATCGATATCATTCGAGCTTTTAGGTGAGGGGAGTAAACTCGCAAAAAAGCTGGGAGTGAAACTCTGCGCTGTCATTCTGGGAAGCGGCATAGAATCCGCGATAGAGAAGCTTTCAGAGCGGGGCGCTGATAAGATCTATATAATCGACCATCCCGCGTTAAAATCCTATCAGGACGACCCCTATACGGAAATCCTTGTAAAGCTCGCGCAGGAATATAAGCCTGAAGTCATACTTTGCGGCGCCACCACCATCGGCAGAAGCCTGGTATCGCGCGTAGCGGTAAAGATCGGAGCGGGACTTACCGCCGACTGCACAGGCCTGGACATTGATGAGGGGGAGAGGCTTCTTTTACAGACCCGGCCGGCGTTCGGCGGCAATATCATGGCCACCATCATAACTCCGAACCACAGGCCACAGATGGCGACGGTCCGGCACAAAGTAATGAAAGAGGCCGAGATAGACAAGTCGCACAAGGCCGAAGTTATAAGAAAGAGTTATCCGGAAGAAGTGATGAAATCGCGCACCAGACTGCTTGGGGTCATCGAAGAGCTGGAAGACACCATGAACCTGGCGGAAGCGGACATCGTTGTCTCCGGCGGGCGGGGCCTGGGCGGGCCTGAAAATTTCGCAATGATACGTGAGCTCGCCAAGGTACTCAGCGCCGCCGTGGGAGCGTCCAGAGCCGCCGTAGACTCCGACTGGATCCCATACTCGCATCAGGTGGGGCAGACCGGCAAAACGGTGTGTCCGAAGCTCTACATAGCCTGCGGGATATCGGGGCAGATACAGCATCTGATAGGCATGCAGTCCTCAAAAGTCATCGTAGCCATAAACAAGGACCCCGACGCCCCCATCTTCAAAGTAGCCACCTACGGGATAGTCGGAGATATCTTTGACATCGTCCCGGCTCTCACCAAAGAATTCAAGCGAATCCTGAAAAAGTAA
- a CDS encoding electron transfer flavoprotein subunit beta/FixA family protein, protein MNIIVCIKQVPNTTDVRIDPVTNTLIREGVESVINPFDAYAIEEAVRLKERFGGKVTVLTMGPPQAENALKEALSLGCDEAVLVSDRKFAGSDTWATSYTLAAAIRKVGAFDVIICGKQASDGDTAQVGPGISTHLDIPQVTYVKKIENISATPALFPNGPKCGAGTAKVERMTEEGYDIVETPLPCLFTVVKEINTPRLPSLKGMMRAKSAKISKWTAHDLGADPKSLGLDGSPTRVIKIFTPAPRKGGEILKGETADISKELIELLKDIVT, encoded by the coding sequence ATGAACATCATCGTCTGCATAAAACAGGTGCCGAACACCACGGATGTAAGGATAGACCCGGTAACAAATACGCTTATCCGGGAGGGGGTGGAGAGCGTTATAAATCCGTTTGACGCATACGCGATCGAAGAAGCTGTGCGCCTGAAAGAGCGTTTCGGCGGAAAAGTCACGGTTCTCACCATGGGCCCTCCGCAGGCCGAGAACGCGCTGAAAGAAGCGCTATCATTAGGCTGCGACGAAGCCGTCCTTGTAAGCGACCGGAAGTTCGCGGGTTCCGACACCTGGGCTACAAGCTACACGCTCGCGGCCGCTATACGGAAGGTCGGCGCTTTTGACGTTATAATATGCGGGAAGCAGGCCTCCGACGGAGATACCGCGCAGGTCGGTCCCGGTATATCCACCCACCTGGACATTCCCCAGGTCACCTATGTCAAAAAAATAGAAAACATCTCCGCAACCCCCGCACTTTTTCCGAACGGGCCAAAGTGCGGGGCAGGCACGGCGAAAGTGGAGCGCATGACGGAAGAGGGCTATGATATAGTTGAAACCCCGCTCCCCTGCCTGTTCACCGTGGTAAAAGAAATAAATACTCCGCGCCTGCCGTCGTTAAAGGGAATGATGCGGGCCAAGTCAGCGAAGATATCAAAATGGACCGCGCATGACCTTGGAGCGGATCCAAAATCATTGGGGCTCGACGGTTCGCCTACGCGCGTGATAAAAATATTTACGCCCGCACCCAGAAAAGGCGGCGAAATATTAAAAGGCGAAACGGCGGATATTTCAAAAGAGCTGATTGAATTGCTGAAAGACATCGTAACGTAA
- a CDS encoding acyl-CoA dehydrogenase family protein yields the protein MNYLLTEQQIMTRDLAKKIADEKIKPVAAHYDETEEFAWPIMKILADSDLFGVYIPEQYGGLGGGIMDMCLVTEELSRACGGIALGFAGTGLGAIPILLYGSEEQKQRFLPDIAKGKRLAAFCITEAEAGSDAGSIKTTARKEGDHYILNGTKQWITNAGEAEVYTVIAMTDKTKGTRGASAFIVEKGTKGMDFGKKEKKLGIRASATREVIFTDCQVPAANLISKEGMGFIVALKTFDNSRPGVASQAVGIAQGALDHAVEYARTRVQFGQPISSFQAIQHMLADMGTQVEAARALVYATARMVDSGAKSVAKESAMAKLFASDVAMKVTTDAVQIFGGYGYMRDYPVEKYMRDAKITQIYEGTSQVQRNVIAANMIKESLKK from the coding sequence ATGAACTATTTACTGACCGAACAACAGATCATGACGCGCGATCTAGCGAAGAAAATCGCCGATGAAAAAATAAAGCCCGTCGCGGCGCATTACGACGAGACCGAAGAATTCGCCTGGCCGATAATGAAAATACTGGCCGACAGCGACCTGTTCGGCGTCTACATACCGGAACAATACGGGGGCCTGGGCGGCGGCATCATGGACATGTGCCTTGTGACCGAGGAATTGTCCAGAGCCTGCGGCGGCATAGCGCTTGGATTTGCGGGTACGGGACTTGGGGCTATCCCGATACTTTTGTATGGCTCGGAAGAGCAGAAGCAGAGGTTCCTGCCCGACATAGCCAAGGGCAAAAGGCTCGCCGCGTTCTGCATAACCGAGGCCGAGGCCGGCTCGGACGCGGGCTCAATAAAAACAACCGCCAGAAAAGAAGGCGACCACTACATATTGAACGGGACCAAGCAGTGGATAACGAACGCGGGAGAGGCGGAAGTCTACACGGTGATAGCGATGACCGATAAGACAAAGGGAACGCGGGGCGCGAGCGCGTTCATCGTTGAAAAAGGCACTAAGGGCATGGATTTCGGCAAGAAAGAAAAAAAGCTGGGAATACGCGCCTCGGCCACGCGGGAGGTCATATTCACCGACTGTCAGGTGCCCGCCGCGAATCTCATATCCAAAGAGGGCATGGGTTTTATTGTCGCGCTGAAGACGTTCGATAACTCAAGGCCGGGAGTGGCGTCGCAGGCGGTCGGTATAGCGCAGGGCGCGCTGGATCACGCCGTGGAATATGCCAGAACGCGGGTCCAGTTCGGCCAGCCCATCTCAAGTTTTCAGGCTATCCAGCATATGCTGGCCGACATGGGTACCCAGGTGGAAGCGGCGCGCGCGCTGGTATACGCCACGGCACGCATGGTGGACTCGGGCGCGAAATCCGTGGCGAAAGAATCCGCGATGGCAAAGCTTTTTGCGAGCGATGTGGCGATGAAAGTCACAACCGACGCCGTACAGATATTCGGCGGTTACGGCTATATGCGGGATTATCCTGTGGAAAAATATATGCGCGACGCAAAGATCACGCAGATCTACGAGGGCACAAGCCAGGTGCAGCGCAACGTAATAGCCGCGAACATGATCAAGGAAAGCCTGAAGAAATAG
- a CDS encoding adenylosuccinate synthetase has product MPVDIIVGGQGGDEGKGKICAYLAYKDDYRYSIKVGGPNAGHTVFFKDRIFALKSIPAGFVNKNAKLVLGAGTYFITDWLLKEMADTGSANRVIIDPNAVVIEARQMEKERADARIMNNIGSVGTGLGEAVKERIERRKIRFAKDEPRLKPFIKDVAGLLNKALSNGDKVLLEGTQGIKLSLLHGEYPFVTSRDTTASTFLAEAGLGPKYVRDVYAIFKPYVTRVGPGPLEKEVKDPKKMKLHHTKGREVGSVSGRLRRIGEFEEKTAFRAIAINSATRLAVTHIDLYQGGASPAKLSDIKGKARAFLDRIERLSGIYPYPELSLVSYGPGLLDVLDLRKA; this is encoded by the coding sequence ATGCCGGTTGATATTATAGTTGGCGGACAGGGGGGGGACGAAGGCAAGGGCAAGATTTGCGCCTACCTGGCTTATAAAGACGATTACCGGTATTCAATAAAGGTCGGAGGCCCCAATGCCGGTCACACCGTTTTCTTCAAAGACCGTATCTTCGCGCTTAAATCCATTCCGGCCGGTTTTGTGAACAAGAACGCCAAACTGGTGCTTGGCGCCGGCACCTATTTTATAACCGACTGGCTCCTGAAGGAAATGGCCGACACCGGCTCCGCTAACCGCGTCATAATAGATCCTAACGCAGTGGTGATAGAAGCGCGGCAGATGGAGAAAGAACGTGCCGACGCCCGCATAATGAACAACATCGGCAGTGTGGGCACAGGCCTGGGAGAGGCGGTAAAAGAAAGGATCGAGCGCAGGAAGATACGTTTCGCCAAAGACGAACCCCGCCTCAAACCTTTTATTAAGGATGTCGCCGGCCTGCTCAATAAAGCCCTGAGCAACGGGGATAAGGTGCTGCTTGAAGGAACACAGGGAATAAAGCTTTCCCTCCTGCACGGGGAATATCCCTTCGTCACGTCGCGCGACACCACCGCCTCAACTTTTCTGGCCGAAGCGGGCCTGGGCCCGAAATATGTGCGCGATGTTTACGCCATATTCAAGCCCTATGTCACCCGCGTGGGCCCCGGGCCTCTTGAAAAAGAAGTGAAAGATCCCAAAAAGATGAAACTCCACCACACAAAAGGCCGTGAGGTGGGCTCGGTAAGCGGGCGACTGCGGCGCATAGGCGAGTTTGAGGAAAAAACCGCTTTCAGGGCAATAGCCATAAACTCCGCTACGCGCCTTGCGGTGACTCACATAGATCTATATCAGGGCGGAGCCTCCCCCGCGAAACTTTCCGACATAAAGGGGAAAGCCCGGGCTTTCCTTGACAGGATAGAGCGCCTGTCTGGAATTTATCCGTATCCGGAACTTTCACTCGTTTCCTACGGCCCAGGGCTTCTGGATGTGCTTGACCTGAGGAAGGCTTAA